The genomic window GCCTGGCGCAAGCCCTTGGCGAAGGATCGCCGGGCGCCGAAAGCCCTGTGGATGTGCTGATCGATGCGCCGCCCGGCGTATCCTGCCCGGCCATGAATGCCGTGATGGATACGGATGCCATCGTGCTGGTCACCGAGCCGACGCCATTTGGTCTCTATGATCTGAAACTGGCCTACCAGGCCTTTGGCCAGTTGAATGTCCCGATGGGTGTGGTGATCAACCGATCGGATATCGGCAATTCGGATACCATTGCCTTCTGCAGGGAAGTCGGTCTCGATATCTGGGCCGAGATTCCATTCGAGCGAAACATCGCCGAGGCATACGCTTCGGGCAGAATCATTGCGGAAACCGATCCGGCGCATTTTGCCGTATTTCACAGCCTGGCGGAAAAGCTCCAAAGCGTTGGCGAACGGTTGACGGCATCCAGAGAGGTGACCCATGCGTGAGATCATCGTCATCAGTGGTAAAGGCGGCACCGGGAAAACGTCCCTCACGGCGGCATTCGCGCATCTGGCGTCTCCTGTCATGATCTGTGATCTCGATGTGGATGCCCCGGATTTGCATCTGATTCTGCACCCGAATCAAACCCAGTCGCATGTGTTCATGGGCGGTCGTACGGCGAAAATCGATCCGGAAAAATGCACGTCCTGCGGGCTGTGCCAGGAGATGTGCCGCTTTGATGCCATCGAGGCTGCAGAGGGCCAACACCGGGTCAACCCGCTGCGGTGTGAAGGCTGCAGTGTCTGTGTACATTTCTGCCCGGAAGGCGCCATCGACTTTCCGGAAAAGCAATGCGGCCACTGGTACGCATCCCGGACCCGCTTTGGGCCGATGATGCATGCCCAGCTTTTTGCATCCGAGGAAAACTCCGGAAAACTGGTGGCGCTGCTTCGGACCCAGGCCAAGGAAAACGCCAAGAAGATCGGCATGGAGCTGATCCTCTCCGATGGCCCTCCGGGTATCGGATGCCCGGTGATCAGCTCGCTTTCGGGCGTCTCCTATGCCGTTCTGGTGACCGAACCGACCCCTTCGGGTCGGCACGATCTGGAACGGGTTGCCTCCCTGTGCACCCACTTTGGTGTTCCGGCAGGGGTCATCGTCAACAAGAGCGACTTGAATCCAACAGAATGCGACGGTATTGAAATCTACTGCAGGGATCACCATATTGATGTGATCGGTGAACTGCCCTTCGATCCGGTCATTACCCGAGCGATGGTTCAGGCCAGGGCCGTCACGGAATTCGATTCCGGCGCTTTTTCGAACCGCATCCGGGACCTGTGGACTCGGATTTGCGAAGTGGCGATTTACAACAAGAACTGATGTACCCGTATCATTCAACATCTGGAAAGGAGTAGGATTGTGGAAACCATTGTTGCCATTCCCTCGACAGCACCCGGCGGGCTCGATGCGCCGCTGGGCGCCCATTTCGGTCATTGCGACCTCTACACCCTGGTTGCGCTGGAAAACGATCAGATCAAGAACGTCAACGTGATTCCCAATGTCCCCCATGTTCAGGGCGGATGCCTGGCCCCGGTGCAGTATCTGGCGCAGCAGGGCACCAAAAAGCTCGTTGCCGGCGGCATGGGATTGAGGCCGTTGATGGGCTTTAACCAGGTTGGTATTGAAGTGTATTTCGGCGGTGAATGCCAGACCGTCGGAGAAGCCGTCCAGGCATTGCTGGACGGAAAACTTCCCCAATTTTCCCAAGAATATACCTGCGGAGGCGGAGCACATTGAAGTCGCTGGATACCATGGAACCGGCATTGTCGGAACACCATCCGGATGAAATCCCCGCGAATCTGGACAAGCGGTTCTTTGCTCATGCGGAACATCCCAGAAATCTGGGCAGGATAGATGATGCCGACGGAAAGGCAACGGGAAAAGGGGTATGCGGGGATTCGATGGATATCTACCTGTGCATTCGTGATCAGCGGATCCATCGGGTGGGGCAAGTTCCGCATGGTTGCCTCTATACGGTGGCCAGCGCCAGCGCGCTCAGCGAGCTGTGTCTGGGAAAGCAGCTGGAGGAAGCACTGCGCATCATGCCGGAGGATGTATCTGGCGAGTTGGGCGGTCTTCCGGACGATCACATGCATTGCGCGCGCCTGGCGGTCAACACGCTTGGGGAAGCCATCGAGGATTACTACCGGAAAGCCTGGTCGAAAGCTTGCGGCCGGTGATACCGGTTTTCCGTCGCAAATCCGAATCGCAGTCCGGGTGATGAAGCCCGGACTTCGATTCGGATATCCCGTGGCGGCCCATCTTCCAACCCTGAGCATTGCATCTATGTTCAATCCGATGCCGAGGATATGAGAAACCATGCCCATCTATGAAATTCATTGCGATACGTGTGGTAAAACCGCCGAAGTGCTGGTGGTCAAACAATCCGAAAGCCTGAATTGTCCATCCTGTGGCAGCAACCGGGTGCAGCGGGTGATGTCCGCGACCAGTTCGTTGACGGGCCGTGCGCCAAAGAGCTTCCCGGGGCCGAAGGATACGGGCTGCTGCGGTCATTCTCCTGCAGAAGCCCACTGCGCCGGCCCTGGCTCCTGCTGCGGCCGGAACGGATGATGCCGCCAGAAACCATATAAAGGAAAAAGCATGGCAAAGCGAGTTCTGTTCGTTTCCGGCCGACCGGAAAAGTGGCAGGAAATCGGAAACGGCTTCCACAACTATCCGGAAGTGAACCTGTACAAGGCTGCATCGCTTGCGCAGACGGAAAGTGTGATGGCATCCAACCGTTTCGGAATAGGGGATCTGGTTGTTCTGGATGAGTTGATCGATGGTCGCCCGGCCATCGATGCAGCCAAGGACATCATCGTGAAGAACGCCTTCGTGTATCTTGCCATAACCAGCGATATGCCTCATGACCAGTTTCATGAACTGGCCGAAGGGCTGGGCATTCTTGCCCAGATTCCTTCCAGACCGACGGAGGCGGATTTCGAAGCCCTGATGCGTCAATGGGATGCGGTATCCTCCGTTTCGGGCCGGTGAACGATCATTTCAGAAATTCCGCAGATGTGCAAAGCTGCATGCCGATGGACTTCATGTCCGACAGAAAGCTTTCGGCGATGTGGGCAAATCCGGAGACACTGGAAGAGCAGTCCGTGATCAGGTGAATTTTCCGGATATATCGGGTCGCGAAGTTGGCTACGATGTCCCGCCCCGTATTCGCGACACAGTGGCTGAGCGCTTCGCCGGTAAAACCGATCACGTCGTACGATTGCAGGTCTTTCAGAAAGGCCATGTTCAGTTCCGTATGCGGATCGGCCGGGTCCGGGACGTCCGCCTGGACCACCGAGTAATGTTCGGTGTAGATATTGCTTCCTTTGGCCAACCACTGGACGACCGCCGGGCGCTCTTCCCATCTGAGAATGGCCTGCCGTACCGGGTCTACCACCACCTGCCCCCATGTTCCCATCAGACAATGCTCCGGCCAGATACACAACTGATAACGCCCGTTCTGCTCCAGTTGCTCGGTGTAATCCAGCGCACGGGTGTTCAAGGCAGTGTCGAAGGGCATCCATCGTCCTTCACGCACATCTTCTTTGGTGATGATGGTGAAAGGCGAGGGGTGATTGCCTGCCGGATCGCGCCAAAAAATGGGATGGGCGACATGGAGCCGATGATGGCTGTCCATCGTGACCTTGATGGTGTTCAGTTTGTGTCGCACCCGGTCGATCATGGCGCCCAGTCGAACGGCATCCTGGTCGGCGCCCGGCACAAACAGCGAACCTTTCGGGTTGCAGAAATCGTTTTGCGGATCGACGATCAACAGACAGGTTTTCATGTTTTCTTCAGGCTCCGACTCGTGATTCCAAATTACCGACTTCCGAAGCAATGACGCATCGGGTGTTTTGCAATTGGCTCTTGCAATACGCGTTTTCAAAAGATAAAAGAAGCGCCCGTCATGCCCCGAGTGTTTCGTGCCCGAGCGCGGCCCATGTTCGGGGCGGTGCGTCGTCCGCGCTCCGGCCTGGATCGGGCAAAAAACGAAGTTTCCGTTCAGGCAGTTTGCGGGAGCTGCAACACGTTGTCGAAACCCGGCCGGAAGGGGCGATGGCACGATAGAGCACATACCGGCGACTTCATCAGAAGTCAATACCCTCTTGAACTACTGGAAAACATGATGAGCGGCAGACAACCAGAGACATTCACGGATCCGAAATCCTGCGTGGATTTCATTCTGTCGAAAGTCGGCAAACACATTGTTCTGGGCCTTCCGCTGGGGTTGGGAAAACCCAATCACCTGGCCAATGCCTTTTATCGGAAAGCCCTGCAGGATCGAAGCATTCGGCTGCGTATCGTCACGGCCATCACCCCGGAAATTCCGCGATGGTCATCGGATATGGAGCGCCGGCTGCTCCAGCCCATTTTTCAGCGGATTTTCGGCGGGTATCCCGAACTCGAGTACGCCCTTGCCGTGCGGAAGAATGCCCTTCCGGAGAACATCGATGTGACGGAATTCTTTTTCCGGCCGGGCGCATACATGGCAAACCCCCGGGCGCAACAGAACTACATCAGCACCAATTACACCCATGCCGTTCGGGATTTGATGGCCAACGGCCTCAATGTGGCCGCAAGCCTGATCTCAAAGGAAATCGTCGATGGCACTCCCCGATATTCCTTCAGTTGCAACCCGGAGGTTTCGCTCGACCTGAAGGGCGCAATGGAGCAGGCGAGGCGGGAAGGCCGCGGCATGGCCGTCATTGCCGAGGTCAACCGGAATCTGCCCTTCATGTATGGCGGCGCCCGGATCGATGCCGACGCTTTCGACGCCATTCTGGACAATCCGGAGCTGGATTTTCCCTTGTACGCACCACCCAAGGAGCCGGTCAACACCCAGGACTACCGGATCGGCATGCTGGTGAGCGCGCTCGTACGGGATGGCGGAACACTGCAGATCGGCATCGGTTCCCTGGGCCATGCCATTGCATACGGACTGATTCTGCGAAACGAGCACAACTCGGTTTACCGAAACTTTCTGGCCGAGACGGGCATGCTGCAGGCGTTTGGCGCCCAGATCGGGGCATCCGGAGGTGTTACCCCTTTCGAAACGGGCTTGTACGGTTGCACGGAAATGCTCGTCGATGCCTATGTGTATCTGATGAAAATGGGCGTAATCAAACGGATGGTATACGACCATGCCGGATTGCAGAAGCTGCTCAACGATGGGAAAATTGCGGAGCGAATCGGGCCGGATATGCTGCATACGCTGGTTGCTGAGGGCCTGATTTCGGAGCACCTGACGCAAGAGGATGCCGGCTTTCTCAGCCGGTTCGGCATCCTGCGGCCCGAATGGAATTGGGAAGGGGGCATGCTGAGTGATGGCACCAGCCGGATTGCCGCGGACCTTCACGATCCGGAGAGCCGCAAGACCATTGAAACCCATTGCCTGGGCGATCGGCTGCAAAACGGCATTCTGATCCATGGCGGTTTTTTCCTGGGACCAGAGGATTTCTACGAAGCGCTTCGCCGAATGCCCGAGGCCGAGCGCCGCAAGATCGACATGACCGCCGTGACCTACACGAACCAGCTCTATGGAAACGAGGAGATCAAAAGCCTGCAGCGCCTGCACAGCCGGTTTGTCAACACCGGAATCCTGGTGACGCTTGGCGGGGCCGTGGTTTCGGATGGACTTGCGGACGGCCGGGTGATCAGCGGGGTCGGTGGGCAATACAACTTCGTATCGCAGGCCCACGCCCTGCCGGGAGCCAGAAGCATTCTCATGATTCGAGCTACCCGCCAGAGTGATGGAAAAACGAGCTCAAACGTGGTGTGGAACTACGGTCATGCCACCATTCCCCGGCATCTGCGGGATATCGTCGTCACCGAATACGGCATTGCCGATCTGCGCAGCCGGTGCGACAGGGAAGTGGCCATCGCCCTGATCGAAATCGCGGATTCCCGGTTTCAGGAGGGGTTGCTGCGGCAGGCCAAAGATGCCGGAAAAATTCCGAAAGACTACCGGATTCCGGACCGGTTTCGGCAGAATGTGCCCGAACGGCTCGAAAGGGAAATGGCCCCTTTCCGCCGGGAAAAATTCTTCCCGGCGTTTCCCTTCGGCTCCGAGCTGACGGAAGAGGAATTCACCCTTGCCCGGTCGCTCAAAATGGTCAAGGAGGCGGCCCAGGCCAGGGGGCTTCGATCCCTCGACTGGCAGAGCGCATGGAAGAGCCTTTCCATTCCCGCGGCAGCCAGACCTTATCTGGAACGCATGGAACTCGACCGGCCCCGAACCCTTCGGGAACATGCCCTGCAGCGGCTGCTGGTCTACGCCCTGCGGGTTTCCGGGGCGATTTCGCCGCATATCGAAAACGAATAGTGCATCGGCATGAAAGGTATGGTATGCTGAACAAGCTACGGCCGGGCAGGGGAAATATGCCCTCGGGCTCAGCTTGTACCCGAAACGGGATTTGCGTTCAGGCACGACTATCCTCCAAGTGAGAGAACAGCGACATGCGATCTTCATTTCTGCCGTTTTCACGGCCCGCCATCGACGAGGCTGATATTCAGGCGGTTGCGGACGTGCTGCGCTCGGGCTGGATCACCACCGGCTCGAAGGCCGCGGCCTTCGAAGAAGCGTTTGCCGATTACTGCCATGCAAGGGGTGCTGTCGCGCTCTGCTCGGCCACGGCAGGCATGCACCTGATGCTGATGGCTCTGGGCATCGGGCCGGGCGATGAAGTGATCACCCCCTCCATGACCTGGGTTTCCACGGTCAACCTGATCGTGATGGCCGGCGCCCGGCCTGTCTTTGCGGACATCGACCGGGACACGCTGATGGTTTCCGCCGACGGGATCGCCCCGCTGATCACGGAGCGCACCCGGCTGATCATTCCGGTTCATTTTGCCGGGGCCCCGGCCGATATGGCGCCGATCCGCAAACTTGCCGCCGAAAAAGGAATCGCCCTCGTCGAGGATGCGGCCCACGCGGTCGGCACCGAATACAGCGGGAGGAGGATCGGGGCCGAAGGGACCACCATCTTCTCCTTCCATCCCATCAAAAACATCACCTGCGGAGAAGGCGGGATGGTGTGCTCGGACGATCCGAAACTGCTCGATCGGATCCGGCGGCTCAAATTTCACGGGCTTGGCGTGGACGCCTACGATCGCACCATGCAGGGCCGCTCGCCCCAGGCAGAGGTGATGGAGCCGGGCTTCAAGTACAACCTGCCGGATATGGCGGCAGCTCTGGGAATCTCGCAATTGCGACGCATCGAATCGTTCATCGAAAAGCGCACCCTGCTTGCCCGCCGGTATCGGCAGGCGCTTGCCGGAATCGATGCAATCCTTCCCCTGTCCGAGCCTGCTTATCCGATA from Desulfatirhabdium butyrativorans DSM 18734 includes these protein-coding regions:
- a CDS encoding ATP-binding protein, which produces MREIIVISGKGGTGKTSLTAAFAHLASPVMICDLDVDAPDLHLILHPNQTQSHVFMGGRTAKIDPEKCTSCGLCQEMCRFDAIEAAEGQHRVNPLRCEGCSVCVHFCPEGAIDFPEKQCGHWYASRTRFGPMMHAQLFASEENSGKLVALLRTQAKENAKKIGMELILSDGPPGIGCPVISSLSGVSYAVLVTEPTPSGRHDLERVASLCTHFGVPAGVIVNKSDLNPTECDGIEIYCRDHHIDVIGELPFDPVITRAMVQARAVTEFDSGAFSNRIRDLWTRICEVAIYNKN
- a CDS encoding NifB/NifX family molybdenum-iron cluster-binding protein, with the protein product METIVAIPSTAPGGLDAPLGAHFGHCDLYTLVALENDQIKNVNVIPNVPHVQGGCLAPVQYLAQQGTKKLVAGGMGLRPLMGFNQVGIEVYFGGECQTVGEAVQALLDGKLPQFSQEYTCGGGAH
- a CDS encoding cysteine hydrolase family protein, translated to MKTCLLIVDPQNDFCNPKGSLFVPGADQDAVRLGAMIDRVRHKLNTIKVTMDSHHRLHVAHPIFWRDPAGNHPSPFTIITKEDVREGRWMPFDTALNTRALDYTEQLEQNGRYQLCIWPEHCLMGTWGQVVVDPVRQAILRWEERPAVVQWLAKGSNIYTEHYSVVQADVPDPADPHTELNMAFLKDLQSYDVIGFTGEALSHCVANTGRDIVANFATRYIRKIHLITDCSSSVSGFAHIAESFLSDMKSIGMQLCTSAEFLK
- a CDS encoding FmdB family zinc ribbon protein; amino-acid sequence: MPIYEIHCDTCGKTAEVLVVKQSESLNCPSCGSNRVQRVMSATSSLTGRAPKSFPGPKDTGCCGHSPAEAHCAGPGSCCGRNG
- a CDS encoding aminotransferase class I/II-fold pyridoxal phosphate-dependent enzyme yields the protein MRSSFLPFSRPAIDEADIQAVADVLRSGWITTGSKAAAFEEAFADYCHARGAVALCSATAGMHLMLMALGIGPGDEVITPSMTWVSTVNLIVMAGARPVFADIDRDTLMVSADGIAPLITERTRLIIPVHFAGAPADMAPIRKLAAEKGIALVEDAAHAVGTEYSGRRIGAEGTTIFSFHPIKNITCGEGGMVCSDDPKLLDRIRRLKFHGLGVDAYDRTMQGRSPQAEVMEPGFKYNLPDMAAALGISQLRRIESFIEKRTLLARRYRQALAGIDAILPLSEPAYPIRHAWHLFIVRLDTGKARMGREAFMAALKERNIGTGIHFKAAHVQKYYRETLQLPQGALPNTEWNSDRILSLPLFPDMGIEDVDEVVDTIKEVLA
- a CDS encoding iron-sulfur cluster assembly scaffold protein encodes the protein MEPALSEHHPDEIPANLDKRFFAHAEHPRNLGRIDDADGKATGKGVCGDSMDIYLCIRDQRIHRVGQVPHGCLYTVASASALSELCLGKQLEEALRIMPEDVSGELGGLPDDHMHCARLAVNTLGEAIEDYYRKAWSKACGR
- a CDS encoding acetyl-CoA hydrolase/transferase C-terminal domain-containing protein, with amino-acid sequence MSGRQPETFTDPKSCVDFILSKVGKHIVLGLPLGLGKPNHLANAFYRKALQDRSIRLRIVTAITPEIPRWSSDMERRLLQPIFQRIFGGYPELEYALAVRKNALPENIDVTEFFFRPGAYMANPRAQQNYISTNYTHAVRDLMANGLNVAASLISKEIVDGTPRYSFSCNPEVSLDLKGAMEQARREGRGMAVIAEVNRNLPFMYGGARIDADAFDAILDNPELDFPLYAPPKEPVNTQDYRIGMLVSALVRDGGTLQIGIGSLGHAIAYGLILRNEHNSVYRNFLAETGMLQAFGAQIGASGGVTPFETGLYGCTEMLVDAYVYLMKMGVIKRMVYDHAGLQKLLNDGKIAERIGPDMLHTLVAEGLISEHLTQEDAGFLSRFGILRPEWNWEGGMLSDGTSRIAADLHDPESRKTIETHCLGDRLQNGILIHGGFFLGPEDFYEALRRMPEAERRKIDMTAVTYTNQLYGNEEIKSLQRLHSRFVNTGILVTLGGAVVSDGLADGRVISGVGGQYNFVSQAHALPGARSILMIRATRQSDGKTSSNVVWNYGHATIPRHLRDIVVTEYGIADLRSRCDREVAIALIEIADSRFQEGLLRQAKDAGKIPKDYRIPDRFRQNVPERLEREMAPFRREKFFPAFPFGSELTEEEFTLARSLKMVKEAAQARGLRSLDWQSAWKSLSIPAAARPYLERMELDRPRTLREHALQRLLVYALRVSGAISPHIENE